The Euphorbia lathyris chromosome 8, ddEupLath1.1, whole genome shotgun sequence genome has a window encoding:
- the LOC136202032 gene encoding RING-H2 finger protein ATL13 — protein MKWVFLEGKESSYFPPLQQPYLVPPSPKLNLDTAGGVFDLNDKISPSVLLIIIILAIIFFVSGLLHLLVRFLLRPGNRDPDDLDNVTALQGQLQQLFHLHDSGVDQSFIDTLPVFKYKAIIGLKNPFDCAVCLCEFEPEDKLRLLPKCSHAFHMECIDTWLLSHSTCPLCRGCLLSDFPPNNGRSPIVLVLESGSESSREILADRENNVIGRTNSVLTTNSHMGFHGDADLGSSRFEISNKSCEISTKVESLATKGVDSGEKVVSVKLGKYKNVDIGEGSSNSNVDDGRRCFSMGSFEYVMDENSSLQVAIRTPMKKQSSKKPTLPLTPGHRQAMSECDCESRRGFNGFEGIKTMETDNVTTGNGNSICRSKRDSFSISKIWLRGEKEKKSTGDCSTSRRAFSFRFPRNKNFAAVSAATDTAAADDVLKMKNGNFDGRRTSSVIGIERWENGGFDEENQSCNGKTPSFARRTLHWLVGRQNKVVHSSSTPNV, from the coding sequence ATGAAGTGGGTTTTCCTTGAGGGTAAGGAAAGTAGTTATTTTCCTCCATTGCAGCAACCTTATCTTGTTCCTCCTTCTCCAAAACTAAATCTAGATACCGCTGGTGGTGTTTTTGACCTCAATGATAAAATTAGTCCTAGTGTTTTGCTTATTATTATAATTCTTGCTATTATTTTCTTTGTTTCTGGGTTGCTGCATCTTCTAGTTAGATTTCTTTTAAGACCAGGGAATAGAGACCCAGATGATTTGGACAATGTGACTGCCCTTCAAGGGCAATTGCAGCAACTCTTTCATCTTCATGATTCTGGTGTAGATCAGTCATTTATAGATACTCTTCCTGTTTTCAAGTATAAAGCCattattggattgaaaaacccCTTTGATTGTGCTGTTTGTTTGTGTGAATTTGAGCCTGAAGATAAGCTTAGGTTGTTACCTAAATGTAGCCATGCCTTTCATATGGAATGCATAGACACTTGGCTTTTGTCTCACTCTACTTGCCCTCTTTGTAGAGGTTGTTTACTTTCTGATTTCCCCCCAAACAATGGTCGTTCTCCAATTGTTCTTGTGCTTGAATCTGGTAGTGAAAGCTCAAGAGAGATTCTTGCTGATAGAGAGAATAATGTAATTGGTAGAACCAATTCTGTTTTGACAACAAATTCCCATATGGGTTTTCATGGGGATGCTGATTTGGGATCTTCAAGATttgaaatttcaaataaatcttGTGAAATTTCgacaaaggttgaatctttagCAACTAAAGGGGTTGATTCAGGGGAGAAAGTTGTTTCTGTTAAGCTAGGAAAGTATAAAAATGTTGATATTGGTGAAGGGAGTAGCAATAGTAATGTTGATGATGGAAGAAGATGTTTTTCTATGGGATCTTTTGAGTATGTAATGGATGAGAATTCTTCATTGCAAGTTGCTATAAGaactccaatgaagaaacagTCAAGCAAGAAGCCTACTTTGCCATTAACTCCCGGTCACAGGCAAGCAATGTCCGAATGCGATTGCGAATCTAGAAGAGGATTCAATGGTTTTGAAGGAATTAAGACTATGGAAACTGATAATGTTACTACTGGGAATGGTAATTCTATTTGCAGAAGCAAAAGGGATAGCTTTTCGATATCGAAGATTTGGCTTAGAGGGGAAAAGGAGAAGAAATCAACAGGGGATTGTTCAACTTCAAGGAGGGCATTTTCCTTCAGATTTCCAAGGAACAAAAACTTTGCTGCTGTGTCTGCTGCTACTGATACTGCTGCTGCTGATGATGTTTTGAAGATGAAGAATGGGAATTTTGATGGAAGGAGGACAAGTTCTGTGATTGGAATTGAGAGATGGGAAAATGGAGGTTTTGATGAAgaaaatcaaagttgtaatggaaAAACTCCATCTTTTGCTAGAAGAACATTGCATTGGCTTGTGGGGAGACAAAACAAGGTTGTTCATTCATCTTCTACACCTAATGTTTAG
- the LOC136203251 gene encoding uncharacterized protein, whose translation MAKRVVSGIEKRIKKPIIRRIRRKKKSLLKKIVDYLKSDSYMFAPLVSHYPSDFLASNVTVSSSTAGVENRKGKNKSLVEKVGNYLNSDSYLYAPLLARRPLPSSIGIIRMEVSETKLVRKGNERIVEEKNNVTVEKVSMGGEKVIRKQ comes from the exons ATGGCGAAGAGAGTAGTTTCTGGAATTGAAAAGAGGATAAAGAAACCTATAAtcagaagaataagaagaaaaaagaaaagtctGCTCAAGAAAATTGTGGATTATCTTAAATCTGATTCCTACATGTTTGCTCCTTTGGTTTCTCACTATCCTTCTGATTTTTTAGCGTCAAACGTCACCGTTTCTTCGTCGACTGCAg GTGTTGAGAATAGAAAAGGGAAGAATAAGAGTTTGGTTGAGAAAGTTGGGAACTatctaaactctgactcttATCTTTATGCTCCATTATTAGCTCGTCGACCTCTTCCTTCTTCTATAG GTATAATAAGGATGGAAGTATCAGAAACCAAGCTAGTACGGAAAGGCAATGAAAGAATTGTAGAGGAAAAAAATAATGTTACAGTAGAGAAGGTGAGCATGGGTGGTGAAAAAGTAATAAGGAAACAGTAA